One window from the genome of Cucumis melo cultivar AY chromosome 10, USDA_Cmelo_AY_1.0, whole genome shotgun sequence encodes:
- the LOC103489247 gene encoding uncharacterized protein LOC103489247, producing MSPFLLLLLLSITISNNLIISLQRFHFSVLNQIKNLLLSIDKFYRQLDHSSNSNKGISSVEYGSFSHLLLHHFTSFFCSPPRIGLIFCIRGSQLWKMLASSNTNQISSFPFLNQSTTSIEKSIIQIHDENHDDGQNPMSRLFEQQIHPSSLQLIDCYNYNYNNYFNPFLDDHQEFILGHILYSQKLQLLANNSDQIGVIESSNNTNNEAAAATTTHNSSQYKAKTDNSSPKNPRKRSSSEMKKKDRHSKICTSKGPRDRRMRLSLEIARNFFDLQDMLGFDKASKTVEWLFTKSRSAIKEVKEKYLSEAKSKSSCYSSTDLVTNLCKEVLPSGKKRRRRFRIVDKESRYKARVRARERTRAKSIRRGLEVSKSDLEGNPNGVRKLGDVSEENSSNKSKISTHVSLCENEKVLGSEEKNSDSLIMDKRVSKEICSEDIHLLPDSSMDMPSLSLDTMKASSAGLKLLELDEVDGVLIFYGE from the coding sequence ATGTCTCCATTTCTACTACTCCTTCTCCTCTCAATCACAATTTCAAATAATCTCATAATTTCATTACAAAGGTTTCATTTTTCAGTTCTTAACCAAATTAAGAATTTACTACTTTCCATAGATAAATTTTATCGTCAACTTGATCATAGTTCAAATAGTAATAAAGGTATATCCTCCGTTGAATATGGTAGTttctctcatcttcttcttcatcatttcacttcttttttttgttcccCACCTAGAATTGGACTGATCTTTTGCATTAGAGGTTCCCAACTTTGGAAAATGCTTGCTTCTTCTAACACCAATCAGATCTCTTCATTTCCATTTCTGAATCAAAGTACTACTTCAATTGAGAAATCCATCATCCAAATCCATGATGAAAACCATGATGATGGTCAAAACCCTATGTCTAGATTATTTGAACAACAAATCCACCCATCATCCTTACAACTCATAGATTGCTACAATTACAACTACAACAACTACTTCAACCCTTTTCTTGATGATCATCAAGAGTTCATTTTGGGCCACATTTTGTATTCTCAAAAACTCCAATTACTTGCAAACAATTCTGATCAAATTGGAGTTATTGAAAGTAGCAATAACACAAACAATGAAGCAGCAGCAGCAACAACAACCCATAATTCCTCCCAATACAAAGCCAAAACCGATAATAGTTCACCAAAAAATCCCAGAAAGAGATCATCAAgtgagatgaagaagaaggatagACATAGCAAGATCTGCACTTCAAAAGGACCAAGAGATAGAAGAATGAGGCTTTCACTTGAAATTGCAAGAAATTTCTTTGATTTACAAGATATGCTTGGGTTTGATAAAGCAAGCAAGACAGTGGAGTGGCTTTTTACAAAATCAAGAAGTGCAATTAAAGAGGTCAAGGAGAAATATTTATCAGAAGCCAAGTCCAAAAGCTCTTGTTATTCTTCAACTGATCTTGTAACAAATTTATGTAAGGAAGTATTACCTAGTGGAAAAAAGAGGAGAAGGAGATTTAGAATTGTTGATAAAGAATCAAGATATAAAGCAAGAGTCAGAGCGAGAGAGAGAACGAGGGCAAAGTCGATTCGACGCGGTTTGGAGGTATCAAAATCAGATCTTGAAGGAAACCCAAATGGGGTTCGTAAATTGGGGGATGTTAGTGAAGAAAATAGTAGCAACAAAAGCAAGATTAGTACACATGTTTCACTTTGTGAAAATGAGAAAGTTTTGGGGTCAGAAGAGAAAAACTCAGATTCTTTGATTATGGATAAAAGGGTTTCAAAGGAAATATGCTCTGAAGATATTCATCTTCTGCCTGATTCTTCCATGGATATGCCCTCCCTGTCCTTGGACACCATGAAAGCTTCATCTGCAG